One Acinetobacter pullicarnis DNA segment encodes these proteins:
- a CDS encoding type II toxin-antitoxin system Phd/YefM family antitoxin has translation MTQLIHARMTASITELKKSPMDTVLAGKGEPVAILNRNTPAFYCVPADLYETMMEQLEDLELNKIADARANQKRIRVNIDDL, from the coding sequence ATGACTCAATTAATCCATGCACGAATGACTGCAAGTATTACTGAACTCAAAAAGAGTCCGATGGATACAGTGTTGGCAGGCAAAGGGGAACCTGTCGCAATCCTCAATCGTAATACACCAGCGTTTTACTGTGTTCCGGCTGATCTGTATGAAACGATGATGGAACAACTAGAAGATCTAGAACTGAATAAGATTGCAGATGCTCGTGCGAATCAGAAACGCATTCGAGTAAATATTGATGACCTATAA
- a CDS encoding type II toxin-antitoxin system RelE family toxin → MTYKLDFLEEALAEWNKLNPSIKQPLKKKLIKVLENPRIPKNKLSGHPNRYKIKLRSIGYRLVYEVVDDEVIVIVIAVGRRENNAIYDDANSRHS, encoded by the coding sequence ATGACCTATAAGTTAGACTTTTTAGAAGAAGCATTAGCAGAATGGAATAAGCTTAATCCAAGTATTAAGCAGCCATTGAAGAAGAAGTTGATCAAGGTTTTGGAGAATCCTCGCATTCCCAAAAACAAGTTGTCAGGACATCCTAACCGCTATAAGATCAAACTTCGTAGTATTGGTTATCGTCTGGTTTATGAAGTCGTTGATGATGAGGTAATTGTCATCGTGATTGCTGTAGGCAGACGTGAAAACAATGCCATCTATGATGATGCCAACTCTCGTCATTCATAA